In Streptomyces sp. NBC_00448, the following are encoded in one genomic region:
- a CDS encoding CpaF family protein, with protein sequence MSLRARLAVEEATPQTQEGHLVAVYRAKLLQEIDLAEMSALAAAERRARLERVLGHIISREGPVLSSAERAALIRRVVDEALGLGILEPLLEDPSVTEIMVNGPDRIYVERGGRVELVPARFSSADQLLQTIERIVSTVNRRVDESNPMVDARLPSGERVNVIIPPLSLTGPTLTIRRFPRAYTLQELIGLGTLDEHMLLLLSGFVRAKCNIIVSGGTGSGKTTLLNALSGLIPDGERIITVEDAAELQLQQEHVIRLESRPPNVEGEGRITIRDLVRNSLRMRPDRIIVGEVRGGETLDMLQAMSTGHDGSLATVHANSAEDAVLRLQTLASMSEVKIPFEALRDQINSAVDVLVQLQRHVDGTRRIAEIAVLSSRGRDTFRLTSATRFRAEPLGVDRIVRGWYEHHPLPREIGDRLYLSGEHIPAAYGVGATELELDSREAK encoded by the coding sequence ATGAGCCTGCGTGCCCGCCTCGCCGTCGAAGAGGCCACCCCGCAGACCCAGGAAGGCCACCTCGTGGCCGTCTACCGGGCCAAACTGCTCCAGGAGATCGACCTCGCCGAGATGTCGGCGCTCGCCGCCGCCGAGCGCCGCGCCCGGCTCGAACGCGTCCTCGGCCACATCATCAGCCGCGAGGGCCCGGTGCTCTCCAGCGCCGAACGGGCCGCGCTGATCCGCCGGGTGGTCGACGAGGCACTGGGCCTGGGCATCCTCGAACCGCTGCTGGAGGACCCCTCCGTCACCGAGATCATGGTCAACGGCCCGGACCGGATCTACGTCGAACGCGGCGGCCGGGTCGAACTCGTCCCGGCCCGCTTCTCCTCCGCCGACCAGCTCCTGCAGACCATCGAACGCATCGTCTCCACCGTCAACCGCCGCGTGGACGAGTCCAATCCGATGGTCGACGCCCGCCTGCCGTCCGGCGAGCGCGTCAACGTCATCATCCCGCCGCTCTCGCTGACCGGCCCCACCCTGACCATCCGCCGCTTCCCGCGCGCCTACACGCTCCAGGAACTCATCGGCCTGGGCACCCTCGACGAGCACATGCTGCTCCTGCTCTCCGGGTTCGTCCGCGCCAAGTGCAACATCATCGTCAGCGGCGGCACCGGCTCCGGCAAGACCACCCTGCTCAACGCGCTGTCCGGGCTGATCCCCGACGGCGAGCGGATCATCACCGTCGAGGACGCCGCCGAACTCCAGCTCCAGCAGGAGCACGTGATCCGGCTGGAGTCCCGCCCGCCGAACGTCGAGGGCGAGGGCCGCATCACCATCCGCGACCTGGTCCGCAACTCCCTGCGGATGCGCCCCGACCGCATCATCGTCGGCGAGGTCCGCGGCGGCGAGACCCTCGACATGCTCCAGGCGATGTCCACCGGCCACGACGGCTCCCTCGCCACCGTGCACGCCAACTCCGCCGAGGACGCCGTCCTGCGTCTGCAGACCCTCGCCTCCATGAGCGAGGTCAAGATCCCCTTCGAGGCGCTGCGCGACCAGATCAACTCCGCGGTGGACGTACTGGTCCAGCTCCAGCGGCACGTCGACGGCACCCGCCGGATCGCCGAGATCGCGGTGCTCTCCTCCCGCGGCCGCGACACCTTCCGGCTCACCTCCGCCACCCGCTTCCGCGCCGAACCCCTCGGCGTCGACCGCATCGTCCGCGGCTGGTACGAACACCACCCGCTGCCCCGCGAGATCGGCGACCGCCTCTACCTGTCCGGCGAGCACATCCCCGCCGCGTACGGTGTCGGCGCCACCGAACTCGAACTCGACAGCCGGGAGGCGAAGTGA
- a CDS encoding Flp family type IVb pilin, whose translation MNRWVLQHYTDAEVWLRTRTDRLTARLAARTATRSDRGQTSFEYLGIAVVIAVIIGVLAGTTDIGNTIKNAITNTINKITSGGGK comes from the coding sequence GTGAACAGGTGGGTTCTCCAGCACTACACGGACGCCGAGGTCTGGCTCCGCACCCGCACGGACCGTCTGACCGCCCGCCTCGCCGCCCGCACGGCGACCCGCTCGGACCGCGGCCAGACGTCCTTCGAATACCTCGGGATCGCGGTGGTGATCGCGGTGATCATCGGGGTGCTGGCGGGGACGACGGATATCGGAAACACCATCAAGAACGCGATCACCAACACGATCAACAAGATCACCAGCGGCGGCGGGAAGTAG
- a CDS encoding DUF5936 domain-containing protein, translating into MGLGLAVLLAAALTGVVYGVGLLRADTRLPDDLALALEVGRTRTTRTGNAIDRVGMRWAPMVLRMMGPARIAKMRARIDHAGHPYGLTVERYAARRAVYGFLGGLAALALFSRGNWFLALLLLGYAWWWADLGIWLAIRRRRDDIERTLPDFLDVLAVVVSAGLGFRQALERVNSVYQGPWSDEVRVALRQMDVGVSRRDAFDQLRKRNRSDQVGQFVTALQQGEELGAPIARTLLQIATDMRRTEAQNARRRAARMVPRATGVITILLVPATMILLISGTIIGSQIHFGDLFGGG; encoded by the coding sequence ATCGGACTCGGCCTCGCCGTCCTGCTCGCCGCCGCCCTGACCGGCGTCGTCTACGGGGTCGGCCTGCTGCGCGCGGACACGAGACTCCCCGACGACCTCGCGCTCGCCCTCGAAGTCGGCCGCACCCGCACCACCCGCACCGGCAACGCCATCGACCGGGTCGGCATGCGCTGGGCGCCCATGGTGCTGCGGATGATGGGCCCCGCCCGGATCGCCAAGATGCGCGCCCGGATCGACCACGCCGGCCACCCCTACGGGCTCACCGTCGAGCGCTACGCCGCCCGCCGCGCTGTCTACGGCTTCCTCGGCGGCCTCGCCGCCCTGGCGCTGTTCAGCCGCGGCAACTGGTTCCTGGCGCTCCTCCTGCTCGGCTACGCCTGGTGGTGGGCCGACCTCGGCATCTGGCTCGCGATCCGCCGTCGCCGCGACGACATCGAGCGCACCCTGCCGGACTTCCTCGACGTGCTCGCGGTCGTGGTCAGTGCCGGGCTCGGCTTCCGCCAGGCCCTCGAACGCGTCAACTCCGTCTACCAGGGTCCCTGGTCCGACGAAGTCCGGGTCGCCCTGCGGCAGATGGACGTCGGGGTCAGCCGCCGCGACGCCTTCGACCAGCTGCGCAAGCGCAACCGCAGCGACCAGGTGGGGCAGTTCGTCACCGCGCTCCAGCAGGGCGAGGAACTCGGCGCCCCCATCGCGCGCACCCTGCTCCAGATCGCCACCGACATGCGCCGTACCGAGGCGCAGAACGCCCGCCGCCGCGCGGCCCGCATGGTCCCGCGCGCGACGGGCGTCATCACGATCCTGCTCGTCCCGGCCACCATGATCCTGCTCATCTCGGGCACGATCATCGGCTCCCAGATTCACTTCGGTGACCTCTTCGGGGGTGGGTGA
- a CDS encoding DUF192 domain-containing protein → MRRRWRDGEGLLRTPGTEVALRVAASYRARTRGLLGRDGLDGALLLTPASSIHTVRMRFAIDVAYLDQRLRVLAVRTMPPGRVGRPRLRARHVLEAEAGAFARWGIVKGVTLEVPD, encoded by the coding sequence ATGCGCCGACGCTGGCGGGACGGCGAGGGCCTGCTGCGCACACCAGGCACCGAGGTGGCGCTCCGGGTCGCCGCCTCCTACCGCGCCCGTACCCGGGGGCTGTTGGGCCGCGACGGGCTCGACGGCGCGTTGCTGCTCACCCCCGCGTCCAGCATCCACACCGTCCGGATGCGGTTCGCCATCGACGTGGCCTACCTCGACCAGCGGCTGCGCGTCCTCGCGGTGCGCACCATGCCGCCCGGCCGTGTCGGCCGCCCCCGGCTGCGGGCCCGGCACGTGCTGGAGGCCGAGGCGGGTGCCTTCGCCCGGTGGGGCATCGTGAAGGGCGTCACGCTGGAAGTGCCGGACTGA
- a CDS encoding type II secretion system F family protein, producing MFVLGVATVALAFGVWGLHAWWGGRADRAALVERLAGDFGDDGPRRPAFAALDRRVRRYAWGRRLAGRLAATGTNLTPGQFTAAVTGVIAAAWIVAATLLAPFFGPIAALLAGWAGFSFLAWRRRVRTERFIAQLPELARVLANATQAGLALRTAVSMAAEELEAPAGEELKQVADAMALGHSVEDALGELQQRLPSRELVVLVSTLVLSSRAGGSVVESLRNLTVTLEERKETRREIRTQMSQVTVTAYAVPVIGIGSLLLLNRIMPGSLSAMTGSGIGRICVLVALALYVVGFALIRRMSRIDV from the coding sequence CTGTTCGTGCTCGGCGTCGCCACCGTCGCGCTCGCCTTCGGCGTCTGGGGCCTGCACGCCTGGTGGGGCGGCCGCGCCGACCGCGCCGCGCTGGTCGAACGCCTCGCCGGCGACTTCGGCGACGACGGCCCCCGGCGGCCCGCCTTCGCCGCGCTGGACCGCCGGGTGCGCCGCTACGCCTGGGGCCGCCGGCTGGCCGGACGGCTCGCCGCCACCGGCACCAACCTCACCCCCGGCCAGTTCACCGCCGCCGTGACCGGCGTCATCGCCGCCGCCTGGATCGTCGCCGCGACCCTGCTCGCGCCGTTCTTCGGCCCGATCGCCGCACTGCTGGCCGGCTGGGCCGGCTTCTCCTTCCTCGCCTGGCGCCGCCGGGTGCGCACCGAACGCTTCATCGCCCAACTCCCCGAACTCGCCCGGGTACTGGCCAATGCCACCCAGGCCGGCCTGGCGCTGCGCACCGCGGTTTCCATGGCCGCGGAGGAGCTGGAGGCGCCCGCCGGCGAGGAGTTGAAGCAGGTCGCCGACGCCATGGCGCTCGGCCACTCCGTCGAGGACGCCCTCGGCGAACTCCAGCAGCGCCTGCCCAGCCGCGAGTTGGTCGTCCTGGTGTCCACCCTCGTGCTGTCCAGCCGGGCCGGCGGTTCCGTCGTGGAGTCCCTGCGCAACCTCACCGTCACCCTGGAGGAGCGCAAGGAGACCCGCCGCGAGATCCGTACCCAGATGTCCCAGGTCACCGTCACCGCCTACGCGGTCCCGGTGATCGGCATCGGCTCGCTGCTGCTGCTCAACCGCATCATGCCCGGCTCGCTCAGCGCCATGACCGGCTCCGGCATCGGCCGGATCTGCGTCCTGGTCGCCCTGGCCCTGTACGTCGTCGGCTTCGCGCTCATCCGCCGGATGTCCCGGATCGACGTGTGA
- a CDS encoding prepilin peptidase has product MHVYLIVGAAVWGIASGLLLPRAAYRLAVPAEEPWAGTCPSGHPVGGWLGPARCGRCPEDQRRHGPGYGAALGCALVCAALAWRVGGHPELAVWLLLVPVCGVLARVDLAVFRLPDVLTLPALGLTALLLGGAALLPSHHGSWTRALIAAVVLGVLYAVLFFVNPAGMGFGDVKLAPTLGLVLGWYGWGAVITGTFAGFLLGAVVGLVLIATRRATRKTAMPFGPFMLAGALTALLLVP; this is encoded by the coding sequence GTGCATGTCTATCTGATCGTGGGCGCCGCCGTCTGGGGAATAGCGAGCGGGCTGCTCCTGCCGCGCGCCGCCTACCGGTTGGCGGTCCCCGCCGAGGAGCCCTGGGCGGGGACCTGCCCGTCCGGGCACCCGGTCGGCGGCTGGCTCGGCCCGGCCCGCTGCGGGCGGTGCCCCGAGGACCAGCGGCGCCACGGACCCGGCTACGGTGCCGCGCTGGGCTGCGCGCTGGTCTGCGCGGCACTCGCCTGGCGGGTGGGCGGGCACCCCGAACTCGCCGTCTGGCTGCTGCTGGTACCGGTCTGCGGGGTCCTCGCCCGGGTCGACCTCGCGGTCTTCCGGCTGCCGGACGTCCTGACCCTCCCCGCGCTCGGGCTCACCGCGCTCCTGCTCGGCGGCGCCGCCCTGCTGCCCTCCCACCACGGCTCCTGGACGCGCGCCCTGATCGCCGCGGTGGTGCTGGGGGTCCTCTACGCCGTGCTGTTCTTCGTCAACCCGGCCGGCATGGGCTTCGGCGACGTGAAACTCGCTCCCACCCTCGGGCTCGTCCTGGGCTGGTACGGCTGGGGCGCCGTGATCACCGGCACGTTCGCCGGGTTCCTGCTCGGGGCGGTGGTCGGGCTCGTCCTCATCGCCACCCGGCGGGCCACCCGCAAGACCGCGATGCCCTTCGGCCCCTTCATGCTCGCCGGCGCCCTCACCGCACTGCTCCTGGTGCCCTGA
- a CDS encoding OmpA family protein: MTRTPHPRRTVAAAGASAAAALILVCATPAGADPNPPPTAGDPTPSAPVQIDPNSPDLKLPEGATLAPPKVLDIVSVTDQGSVSASQPEERQETSNTTVTYALQAEVLFTKDSAKLSATATSRIQAIAGDINAQHVTSPIRVFGFTDNLGSSEHGDVLSKQRATAVYNVLAAQLATLGDPAHTFQVRGYGEQYPIADNSSESGRRENRRVEITFTPPASS; the protein is encoded by the coding sequence GTGACCCGCACACCCCACCCCCGTCGGACCGTCGCCGCGGCCGGCGCCTCCGCCGCGGCCGCGCTGATCCTCGTGTGCGCCACCCCCGCCGGCGCGGACCCGAACCCGCCGCCGACCGCGGGCGACCCCACGCCCTCCGCCCCCGTGCAGATCGACCCGAACTCACCGGACCTGAAACTCCCCGAGGGCGCCACGCTGGCCCCGCCGAAGGTCCTGGACATCGTCTCGGTGACCGACCAGGGCTCGGTGTCCGCCAGCCAGCCGGAGGAGCGGCAGGAGACGTCGAACACGACGGTGACGTACGCCCTGCAGGCCGAGGTGCTGTTCACGAAGGACAGCGCGAAGCTCTCGGCGACCGCGACGTCCCGTATCCAGGCGATCGCGGGTGATATCAACGCGCAGCACGTCACCTCACCCATCCGTGTCTTCGGGTTCACCGACAACCTGGGCAGCAGCGAGCACGGCGACGTGCTGTCGAAGCAGCGGGCCACCGCGGTCTACAACGTGCTGGCCGCGCAACTGGCGACGCTGGGGGACCCGGCGCACACCTTCCAGGTCCGCGGCTACGGCGAGCAGTACCCGATCGCCGACAACTCCAGTGAGAGCGGCCGCCGCGAGAACCGCCGGGTGGAGATCACCTTCACGCCACCCGCGTCGTCGTAG
- a CDS encoding pilus assembly protein TadG-related protein has translation MGIYIVAMGALFFLAFAFFAVGQATNVRSKAQTAADSAALAAARQNRDEVKIAFLQALNTGNSDILGQLLNDAGTDDGAACQAARQYAGDNRATVRQCERVGSGVGYTVSVITDDTVGSSVIDGTESKHAEATATAVVEPRCSLGTDAKSGHTMRFTCDGGPMTIDPSAQGFTLDLSDFYSVHLSK, from the coding sequence GTGGGCATCTACATCGTCGCCATGGGGGCGTTGTTCTTCCTGGCGTTCGCGTTCTTCGCCGTCGGACAGGCGACGAACGTGCGGAGCAAGGCCCAGACGGCTGCTGACTCCGCGGCGCTGGCAGCAGCCCGACAGAATCGCGATGAGGTCAAGATCGCGTTCCTCCAGGCACTGAACACAGGTAACAGCGACATCCTGGGCCAACTCCTCAATGATGCCGGTACCGATGACGGAGCAGCCTGCCAGGCGGCTCGCCAGTACGCCGGCGACAACCGAGCCACGGTGCGGCAGTGTGAGCGGGTCGGCAGCGGCGTGGGCTACACCGTTTCCGTCATCACCGATGACACCGTGGGCAGTTCGGTGATCGACGGCACCGAATCCAAGCACGCGGAGGCCACCGCCACCGCGGTCGTCGAGCCGCGATGCTCCCTCGGAACCGATGCCAAGAGCGGCCATACGATGCGCTTCACCTGTGACGGGGGCCCAATGACCATCGATCCGAGTGCTCAGGGATTCACGTTGGATCTCTCGGACTTCTACTCGGTGCACCTCAGCAAGTGA